Proteins encoded by one window of Massilia sp. NR 4-1:
- a CDS encoding cystathionine beta-synthase, with the protein MQRKQQAALYSLIGNTPLVEVTQLDTGPCRLFLKLESQNPGGSIKDRIGLSIIEAAERDGRLKPGGTIIEATAGNTGLGLALVGRIKGYRVELVVPDKMATEKILHLKALGAIIHTTRSDVGKGHPEYYQDYAARLARETPGAFFADQFNNPANPLAHETSTGPEIWEQTGHEIDAIVVGVGSSGTLTGLTNFFKKVQPGLDFVLADPKGSILTEYVETGHLSETSGSWAVEGIGEDFIPAIADLSGVKKAYTITDQESFDSARQLLRAEGILAGSSTGTLLAAALKYCREQTTPKKVVTFVCDTGTRYLSKVYNDGWMVDQGLIQRPRTGDLRDLIGRRFDEGEVVSVSPSDTLLIAFNRMRAADLAQLPVLDNGKLVGIIDESDILLKVDNQAEQFTSPVGATMTARLETLQPNASLQALRSTLDRGLTAVVADSQHFYGLITRFDLLNHLRRTIS; encoded by the coding sequence ATGCAACGCAAACAGCAGGCCGCACTGTACAGCTTGATCGGCAACACGCCTCTCGTCGAGGTTACGCAGCTGGATACCGGCCCCTGCCGGCTCTTCCTTAAACTTGAATCCCAAAACCCCGGCGGCTCGATCAAGGACCGCATCGGCCTTTCCATCATCGAAGCCGCCGAACGCGACGGCCGCCTGAAGCCGGGCGGTACCATCATCGAAGCGACTGCGGGCAATACCGGCCTCGGCCTGGCGCTGGTGGGCCGCATCAAGGGCTACCGCGTCGAGCTGGTGGTGCCGGACAAGATGGCCACCGAGAAAATCCTGCACCTGAAAGCGCTGGGCGCCATCATCCATACCACGCGTTCCGACGTGGGCAAGGGCCATCCCGAGTATTACCAGGATTATGCCGCCCGCCTGGCGCGCGAAACCCCGGGCGCCTTCTTCGCCGACCAGTTCAACAACCCGGCCAATCCACTGGCGCATGAAACCAGCACCGGCCCAGAAATCTGGGAACAGACCGGGCATGAAATCGACGCCATCGTGGTTGGCGTCGGCTCGTCCGGCACGCTGACCGGCTTGACCAATTTCTTCAAGAAGGTGCAGCCCGGCCTGGACTTCGTGCTGGCCGACCCGAAAGGCTCGATCCTGACCGAGTATGTGGAAACCGGCCACCTGTCCGAGACCAGCGGCTCCTGGGCCGTGGAAGGCATCGGCGAAGACTTCATTCCCGCCATTGCCGACCTCAGTGGCGTGAAAAAGGCTTACACCATCACCGACCAGGAAAGCTTCGACAGCGCGCGCCAGCTGCTGCGCGCCGAAGGCATCCTGGCCGGCTCCTCCACCGGCACCCTGCTGGCTGCCGCGCTGAAATACTGCCGCGAACAGACTACGCCGAAGAAAGTCGTGACCTTTGTCTGCGACACCGGCACGCGCTATCTGTCCAAAGTCTATAACGATGGCTGGATGGTGGACCAAGGCCTGATCCAGCGTCCGCGCACGGGCGACCTGCGCGACCTGATCGGCCGCCGCTTCGACGAGGGCGAGGTGGTCAGCGTGTCGCCATCCGACACCCTGCTGATCGCCTTCAACCGCATGCGCGCCGCCGACCTGGCCCAGCTGCCGGTGCTCGATAACGGCAAGCTGGTGGGCATCATCGACGAATCGGATATCCTTCTGAAGGTCGACAATCAGGCCGAGCAATTCACCAGCCCGGTCGGCGCCACCATGACCGCCCGCCTGGAAACGCTGCAGCCGAACGCCAGCCTGCAAGCCTTGCGCAGCACGCTCGACCGCGGCCTGACCGCCGTGGTGGCCGACAGCCAGCACTTCTACGGCCTGATTACGCGCTTCGACCTTCTCAACCATCTTCGCAGGACCATATCTTGA
- a CDS encoding PLP-dependent aspartate aminotransferase family protein encodes MSQANDRKFKSHLATRVIHAGQSPDPSTGAIMPPIYATSTFVQESPGVHKGLDYGRSHNPTRWALERCVADLEGGAQGFAFASGLAAISTVLEIADAGSHIIAGDDMYGGTYRLFERVRRRSAGHEFSYVDLTKPENLLAALRPETRMVWVETPTNPMLKLADLKAIAQICRERGIIAIADNTFASPLVQRPLEHGFDIVVHSATKYLNGHSDIIGGIAVVGGEERQAKWREQLAFLQNSVGAIASPFDSFLALRGVKTLAIRMERHCRSALDLAQWLEQQPEVRKVYYPGLASHPQHELAKRQMDGFGGIISIDLKTDLAGSRRFLERCEVFALAESLGGVESLIEHPALMTHATIPPAQRAELGIGDGLIRLSVGIEDVEDLRQDLRQALDAI; translated from the coding sequence TTGAGCCAAGCCAACGACCGCAAATTCAAATCCCACCTGGCCACGCGCGTGATCCACGCCGGCCAGTCGCCCGACCCATCGACCGGCGCCATCATGCCGCCGATCTACGCCACCTCCACCTTCGTGCAGGAGAGTCCTGGCGTGCACAAAGGCCTGGACTACGGCCGCTCGCACAACCCGACGCGCTGGGCGCTGGAGCGCTGCGTGGCCGACCTGGAAGGCGGCGCACAAGGCTTCGCCTTCGCCTCCGGCCTGGCCGCCATCTCGACCGTGCTGGAAATCGCCGACGCCGGCTCCCACATCATTGCCGGCGACGATATGTACGGCGGCACTTACCGCCTGTTCGAACGCGTGCGCCGCCGCAGCGCCGGCCACGAGTTCAGCTATGTCGACCTGACCAAGCCGGAAAACCTGCTGGCCGCCCTGCGTCCCGAAACGCGCATGGTGTGGGTGGAAACGCCGACCAATCCGATGCTGAAACTGGCCGACCTGAAAGCGATCGCCCAGATCTGCCGCGAGCGCGGCATCATCGCCATCGCCGACAATACCTTCGCCAGCCCGCTGGTGCAGCGTCCGCTGGAACATGGCTTCGACATCGTGGTGCACTCGGCCACCAAATACCTGAACGGCCACTCCGACATCATCGGCGGCATCGCCGTGGTGGGTGGCGAAGAGCGCCAGGCCAAATGGCGCGAACAGCTGGCCTTCCTGCAAAATTCCGTGGGCGCCATCGCCAGCCCCTTCGACAGCTTCCTCGCCCTGCGCGGCGTGAAGACGCTGGCGATCCGCATGGAACGCCACTGCCGCAGCGCGCTCGACTTGGCGCAGTGGCTGGAACAGCAGCCGGAAGTGCGCAAGGTCTACTACCCCGGCCTGGCCTCGCATCCCCAGCACGAGCTGGCCAAACGCCAGATGGACGGCTTCGGCGGCATCATCTCCATCGACCTGAAAACCGATCTGGCCGGCTCGCGCCGCTTCCTCGAACGCTGCGAAGTGTTCGCCCTGGCCGAAAGCCTGGGCGGCGTGGAAAGCCTGATCGAGCATCCGGCCCTGATGACGCACGCCACCATCCCACCCGCCCAGCGCGCCGAACTGGGCATCGGCGACGGCCTGATCCGCCTCTCCGTCGGCATCGAAGATGTGGAAGACCTGCGCCAGGATCTGCGCCAGGCGCTCGACGCGATCTGA
- a CDS encoding helix-turn-helix domain-containing protein, which translates to MKAGRVQVISSPVIEARKKTGLSQSQFATLLGVSLRTLQGWEQGRKQPSGAARTLLAIASTNPQALLAVAGYPRNSL; encoded by the coding sequence ATGAAGGCCGGTCGTGTTCAGGTGATTTCGTCGCCGGTTATCGAAGCTCGCAAGAAAACGGGACTATCCCAATCCCAATTTGCGACGCTCTTGGGCGTATCACTGCGAACCTTGCAAGGCTGGGAACAAGGCCGGAAACAACCTAGCGGCGCTGCCCGTACTCTGCTGGCAATTGCCAGCACTAACCCTCAAGCTCTTTTAGCTGTTGCGGGCTATCCACGTAACTCGCTCTGA
- a CDS encoding GlxA family transcriptional regulator, which yields MPKTARKTRPIRPSQPSQPIRVAVIAFDGITPFHVAAPCAVFGTVPEGHAPMFDVRVCSADASPLRTAAGFAIATEYDLSLLDAAHIVVMAAWHDDCRSAPPVLLEALRRAHRRGARIVGLCLGAFPLAEAGLLDGRTVTTHWAFADGLVQRYPKVKVDAEVLYVDDGDVLTSAGVAAGLDCCLHLVRQLAGVELANSVARRLLVAPHRQGGQAQFIERPLPVSNSEGRFAQVLDWMAANLGEEQSIDALAVRAAMSRRNFTRHFRQVTGTSVKQWLLSQRLAHAQRMLEGSDAAIEVVAQAAGFGTALSLRQHFQASLRTSPSAYRKQFRTQSELRG from the coding sequence ATGCCCAAAACTGCCCGCAAAACCCGCCCAATTCGCCCGTCGCAGCCTTCGCAGCCTATTCGGGTCGCCGTGATCGCCTTTGACGGCATCACGCCTTTCCACGTCGCCGCACCCTGCGCGGTGTTCGGCACCGTGCCGGAAGGCCATGCCCCCATGTTTGACGTGCGCGTTTGCAGCGCCGACGCCAGCCCCTTGCGCACCGCCGCCGGTTTTGCCATCGCCACCGAATACGATCTGAGCCTGCTGGACGCGGCCCACATCGTCGTCATGGCCGCCTGGCACGACGACTGCCGTAGCGCGCCGCCCGTGCTGCTGGAAGCCCTGCGCCGCGCCCATCGGCGCGGTGCGCGCATTGTCGGTCTGTGTCTCGGCGCCTTTCCGCTGGCCGAGGCCGGGCTGCTCGACGGCCGCACGGTCACCACCCACTGGGCCTTCGCCGATGGCTTGGTGCAGCGCTATCCCAAAGTCAAGGTGGATGCGGAAGTGCTGTATGTCGACGATGGCGACGTCCTGACCTCGGCCGGCGTCGCGGCGGGTCTCGATTGCTGCCTGCACCTGGTGCGCCAGTTGGCGGGTGTGGAGCTGGCGAACAGCGTGGCGCGGCGGCTGCTGGTGGCGCCGCACCGGCAGGGCGGGCAAGCCCAGTTCATCGAAAGGCCGCTGCCGGTATCGAACAGCGAAGGACGCTTCGCGCAAGTGCTGGACTGGATGGCAGCCAACCTCGGCGAAGAGCAGAGCATCGACGCCCTGGCCGTGCGCGCCGCCATGAGTCGCCGCAACTTCACGCGCCACTTCCGCCAGGTGACAGGCACCTCGGTCAAGCAATGGTTGCTGAGCCAGCGCCTGGCACACGCCCAGCGCATGCTGGAAGGCAGCGACGCCGCCATTGAAGTCGTGGCCCAGGCAGCCGGCTTCGGCACGGCCCTCTCGCTGCGCCAGCACTTCCAGGCCTCCCTGCGCACTTCTCCCTCGGCCTACCGCAAGCAATTCCGCACTCAGAGCGAGTTACGTGGATAG
- a CDS encoding cysteine hydrolase family protein, with the protein MSANPRRALLVIDVQNEYFSGDMPIEYPPVATSLPNIVQAMKTAKTQDIPVIVVQHDAPEGSPIFAKDSEGWRLHPQIAELPIDHHINKTMASAFAGTGLREWLAARSIDTLTIVGYMTHNCNATSIFQAAHEGLTVEVLDDATGTLSYQNAAGKVSAEEMHRVFNTVFHSNFAAVVSTQDWVAAARSGTALERDNLYASNLRTRR; encoded by the coding sequence ATGTCCGCCAACCCTCGCCGCGCCCTGCTCGTGATCGATGTGCAAAACGAATACTTCAGCGGCGATATGCCGATCGAGTACCCGCCGGTGGCTACTTCACTGCCCAATATCGTGCAGGCCATGAAGACAGCCAAGACCCAGGATATTCCCGTGATCGTGGTGCAGCACGATGCGCCGGAAGGTTCGCCGATCTTTGCCAAGGATTCCGAAGGATGGCGCCTGCATCCGCAGATCGCGGAACTGCCCATCGACCATCACATCAACAAGACCATGGCGAGTGCCTTCGCCGGCACCGGCCTGCGCGAATGGCTGGCCGCGCGTTCCATCGACACGCTGACCATCGTCGGCTATATGACGCACAACTGCAACGCCACCAGCATCTTCCAAGCCGCCCATGAAGGCTTGACGGTCGAAGTGCTGGACGACGCCACGGGCACCCTCTCCTACCAGAATGCGGCGGGCAAGGTCAGCGCCGAGGAAATGCACCGCGTCTTCAACACGGTCTTCCACTCCAACTTCGCGGCCGTGGTCAGCACGCAGGACTGGGTCGCGGCGGCGCGCAGCGGCACGGCGCTGGAACGCGATAATCTGTACGCCTCCAACCTGCGCACGCGACGCTAA